In Calliopsis andreniformis isolate RMS-2024a chromosome 6, iyCalAndr_principal, whole genome shotgun sequence, a single genomic region encodes these proteins:
- the LOC143180136 gene encoding neuropeptides capa receptor — translation MNVSDDDLHEFWKDWDLNNLTEAEYVTKVLGPKYLSMRMVIPLTIAYVAIFVTGIFGNIATCTVIIRNPSMQTATNYYLFSLAISDLTLLVLGLPNELSVFWQQYPWVLGVGLCKIRAYVSEMSSYVSVLTIVAFSMERYLAICHPLRVYTMSGLKRPIRFILAAWSIALICALPFAIYTDVNLVEYPPGSGNYSADSAICAMLLPYMPKFPLYELSCIIFFLIPMLVILVVYTRMGLKIRNSTRETLNSVIQGAIHGDTKQTKSRKSVIRMLSAVVILFFICWAPFHAQRLLYVYAQESDYYPDLNEWLYILSGCLYYFSTTVNPILYNLMSMKYRKAFKQTICCRTRKTGARNGAVRESQTCDSNSSGRARNSNFKCSVRYTICQAKEMFRFTASRESMGKDGNMNDNIPRKSYALKKEDSTSKPLLDTTHSVVQEQTSNEGSTSTRKLEEFVPTVDIPR, via the exons ATGAACGTGTCGGACGACGACTTGCATGAATTCTGGAAGGACTGGGACTTGAACAACTTAACGGAAGCCGAGTATGTAACGAAGGTGCTCGGACCCAAATATTTATCCATGAGGATGGTGATACCGCTCACGATAGCGTACGTAGCGATATTTGTCACTGGGATTTTCGGAAACATCGCCACATGCACCGTCATTATTCGAAATCCGTCGATGCAAACTGCCACCAACTACTACTTGTTCAGTCTGGCCATATCCGATCTCACGCTACTTGTGCTGG GATTACCTAACGAATTGAGCGTCTTTTGGCAACAATACCCATGGGTTCTGGGAGTCGGCCTCTGCAAAATCAGAGCCTATGTATCAGAAAT GTCCTCTTACGTGTCCGTCCTCACGATAGTGGCTTTTTCAATGGAGAGATATTTGGCCATTTGTCATCCACTCCGCGTGTACACGATGAGCGGTTTAAAAAGGCCGATACGTTTCATTTTGGCTGCATGGTCTATTGCACTGATTTGTGCGTTACCGTTTGCTATCTACACCGATGTCAATTTGGTTGAATACCCACCAG GTTCAGGCAATTACTCGGCTGACTCAGCAATCTGTGCGATGCTTCTACCGTACATGCCCAAGTTTCCTCTGTACGAGTTAAGCTGCATCATATTTTTCCTAATACCGATGCTGGTGATTCTGGTAGTCTACACGAGAATGGGTCTCAAGATTAGAAACAGTACACGGGAGACACTGAATTCAGTTATTCAAGGGGCGATTCATGGAGACACAAAACAGACTAAATCACGGAAATCTGTCATCAGAATGCTGA gtGCCGTGGTCATTCTATTCTTCATCTGTTGGGCCCCATTCCATGCCCAACGTCTTCTCTACGTCTACGCACAAGAGTCCGACTACTATCCAGACTTGAACGAATGGCTGTACATTTTAAGCGGGTGTCTCTACTACTTCAGCACGACCGTTAATcctattttatacaatttaatgaGCATGAAGTACCGGAAAGCGTTCAAGCAGACAATCTGCTGCAGGACGAGGAAAACAGGAGCCAGGAATGGGGCCGTTAGGGAGTCCCAAACTTGCGACAGTAATTCTAGCGGAAGAGCgcgaaactcaaacttcaaatgctCCGTAAG ATACACCATCTGTCAGGCTAAAGAAATGTTTCGATTCACGGCGAGTCGAGAAAGCATGGGAAAAGATGGGAACATGAACGATAATATTCCTCGTAAATCTTATGCGTTGAAGAAAGAAGATTCCACGTCCAAACCCCTCCTCGACACAACGCACTCGGTTGTCCAGGAACAAACGAGCAATGAAGGTTCTACGTCTACGAGGAAGTTGGAGGAGTTTGTACCTACTGTCGATATTCCGCGATGA